From a region of the Mycobacterium sp. SMC-8 genome:
- a CDS encoding IS1380 family transposase translates to MQVSHRFAASAAVFDDEHLVSCAGLVPVMALAAQTALPQLLTDKVFIAEPRIKSGAANPAPKLSTLIAGMCAGADSIDDLDIVRSGGMKTLFDGVYAPSTIGTLLREFTFGHARQLESVLREHLAELCTRVDLLPGASERTFIDIDSLLRPVYGHAKQGASYGRTKIAGKQILRKGLSPLVTTISTATGAPVIAGARLRAGKTNSGKGAARMVAQAIATARAAGVTGQILVRGDSAYGNSTVAAACRRAGAQFSLVLTKTRAVAAAIESIDESAWVPVEYPGAVLDPDNGAWISDAEVAEIAHTAFTSTDNPITARLIVRRVKDARFPDALFPVWRYHPFFTNTDLPTAEADITHRRHAIIETVFADLIDGPLAHMPSGRFGANSAWILCAAIAHNLLRAAGVLAGGAHAVARAATLRRKIITIPARLVRPQRRPILHLPSHWPWTEHWLTLWRNTIGYSPPQAATP, encoded by the coding sequence GTGCAAGTGTCCCATAGGTTCGCTGCGTCGGCGGCGGTCTTTGATGATGAGCATCTCGTGTCCTGCGCGGGATTGGTCCCGGTGATGGCATTGGCTGCCCAGACTGCTTTGCCGCAGCTTTTAACCGACAAGGTGTTCATCGCCGAGCCGAGGATCAAGTCGGGCGCGGCCAACCCAGCGCCGAAGCTGAGCACGCTGATCGCCGGGATGTGCGCCGGCGCCGACAGCATCGATGACCTCGACATCGTGCGGTCAGGAGGGATGAAGACATTGTTCGACGGTGTCTACGCGCCCTCGACAATCGGAACTCTGTTACGCGAGTTCACCTTCGGGCATGCCCGGCAACTCGAATCGGTTCTGCGCGAGCACTTGGCTGAGCTCTGCACACGGGTCGATCTGCTGCCCGGCGCCAGTGAGCGGACGTTCATCGATATCGACTCCTTACTGCGTCCGGTGTACGGCCACGCCAAACAGGGCGCCTCCTACGGGCGCACCAAAATCGCCGGCAAGCAGATCCTGCGCAAGGGTCTGTCCCCGCTGGTCACCACCATCAGCACTGCCACCGGCGCGCCGGTGATCGCCGGTGCCCGGTTGCGGGCCGGTAAAACCAACTCGGGCAAGGGCGCGGCCCGGATGGTCGCCCAAGCCATCGCCACAGCCCGCGCCGCCGGGGTCACCGGCCAGATCTTGGTGCGCGGCGACTCGGCCTACGGCAACAGCACCGTGGCCGCAGCCTGCCGCCGCGCCGGTGCTCAGTTCTCGTTGGTGCTGACCAAAACTCGCGCTGTTGCGGCGGCCATCGAGTCCATTGACGAAAGCGCCTGGGTCCCCGTGGAATACCCCGGGGCGGTCCTTGATCCCGACAACGGAGCCTGGATCTCTGATGCCGAAGTCGCCGAGATCGCCCACACCGCCTTCACCTCCACTGACAACCCGATTACCGCACGGTTGATCGTGCGTCGGGTCAAAGACGCCCGCTTCCCTGATGCGCTGTTTCCGGTGTGGCGGTATCACCCGTTCTTCACCAACACCGACCTCCCGACCGCCGAAGCCGACATCACCCACCGCCGCCACGCGATCATCGAGACGGTGTTCGCCGATCTGATCGACGGACCCTTGGCGCACATGCCGTCGGGACGATTTGGGGCCAACTCGGCCTGGATCCTGTGCGCTGCGATCGCCCACAACCTGCTGCGTGCCGCTGGCGTGCTCGCCGGTGGCGCCCACGCGGTGGCCCGCGCAGCCACCCTGCGCCGCAAGATCATCACCATCCCCGCCCGGCTGGTCCGACCGCAACGCCGACCCATTCTGCACCTACCAAGCCACTGGCCCTGGACCGAACACTGGCTCACATTGTGGCGCAACACCATCGGCTACAGCCCACCGCAAGCTGCGACCCCCTGA
- a CDS encoding metallophosphoesterase, with translation MSKNLIAFVGDIHGNSVALRGLLPLLEGEGINQIVLLGDYINKGNDSAGVIEILFQESKRVPMVLLKGNHEKVLLEALDTESLTHFLKIGGARTIHSYLQRPAGPDVLAEFKSRIPEAHVEFLRRMPDRFEHADVVASHIPLASAGGRYKVSAHISVGAAPLIDRDGARIDTGCGSFAEGRLTAFLWPALDYFQVRADGTPIQD, from the coding sequence GTGAGTAAGAATTTAATCGCGTTTGTCGGCGATATACACGGAAATTCTGTTGCCCTTCGCGGTTTGCTCCCTCTCCTTGAGGGGGAAGGTATTAATCAGATTGTTCTCCTTGGAGACTATATAAATAAGGGCAACGATTCGGCCGGCGTGATTGAGATCCTATTTCAAGAATCAAAGCGAGTGCCCATGGTGCTATTGAAAGGTAACCATGAGAAGGTTCTTCTCGAAGCACTTGATACTGAAAGTTTGACACATTTTCTCAAGATCGGGGGAGCGAGGACAATACATTCATATTTGCAACGCCCGGCCGGGCCTGATGTACTAGCTGAATTCAAGTCGCGGATTCCGGAAGCGCATGTTGAGTTCCTTCGTCGCATGCCGGACAGATTCGAGCATGCGGATGTTGTCGCTTCGCATATACCCCTTGCGAGCGCGGGAGGTCGCTATAAAGTGTCAGCTCATATATCGGTTGGTGCAGCGCCTTTGATCGATCGGGACGGTGCCCGAATCGATACCGGTTGCGGATCATTCGCTGAGGGCCGATTAACAGCTTTCTTGTGGCCGGCGTTAGACTATTTTCAGGTGAGAGCTGACGGAACGCCTATTCAGGACTAA
- the istB gene encoding IS21-like element helper ATPase IstB: MTTTNRVAADPVGADLLRLLKALKLGALADTLPERAALARQHKLSHIGFLETLLADEVSRRESRSAALRAAKAGLDPTMRFDSWTAQQDLRYDRTLLGDLTSLRFLDAGQSAIILGPVGVGKTHLATALGHLAIRRRHTVLFARSDKLFTRLRAARLDHTVDAEIRRLAAVDVLIIDDFALRPLDATETSDFYEIVVERHQTKTTIVTSNREPAEWLTMTADTLLAQSAIDRLTAAAHTLVIEGPSYRQRTRPGQLDPEGPDEHPR; this comes from the coding sequence ATGACCACTACCAACCGCGTGGCCGCAGACCCGGTCGGCGCCGACCTGCTCCGACTGCTCAAAGCGCTCAAGCTCGGCGCCCTGGCCGACACCCTGCCCGAACGGGCCGCACTGGCCCGCCAGCACAAACTCAGCCACATCGGATTCCTCGAAACACTTCTTGCCGACGAAGTATCCCGACGCGAATCCCGATCAGCCGCCCTGCGGGCGGCCAAAGCCGGACTCGACCCGACGATGCGCTTCGACTCCTGGACCGCACAACAGGACCTGCGCTACGACCGTACCCTGCTCGGCGACCTGACCTCGCTACGATTCCTCGACGCCGGACAGTCCGCAATCATCCTCGGGCCCGTGGGCGTAGGCAAAACACATCTGGCAACAGCACTGGGGCACTTGGCCATTCGTCGCCGCCACACCGTCCTGTTCGCCCGATCCGACAAACTGTTCACCCGGCTACGCGCCGCCCGACTCGACCACACCGTCGACGCCGAGATCCGCCGACTGGCGGCCGTCGACGTCCTCATCATCGACGACTTCGCGCTGCGACCCCTCGACGCCACCGAAACCAGCGACTTCTACGAAATCGTCGTCGAACGCCACCAAACCAAGACCACCATCGTGACATCAAACCGGGAACCCGCCGAATGGCTGACCATGACCGCCGACACCCTGCTCGCCCAATCAGCCATCGACCGACTCACCGCTGCGGCCCACACCCTGGTCATCGAAGGACCGTCCTACCGCCAACGCACCCGACCCGGTCAGCTTGACCCAGAGGGACCCGACGAGCATCCTCGATAA
- the istB gene encoding IS21-like element helper ATPase IstB: MTTTATTKPATADAAAQASIGAAARELHLPTVRTEAARLAEIADRERHTHLRYLAEVLAAEVDDRTERRRARRINDAKFPRLKRLAEFNIDAVPGITPALLGQLAAGHYMDAGEPVVLLGDSGTGKSHLLIGLGLAACEQGRRVRYVTTAQLVNELVEAADERILSRVVARYGRLDLLCLDELGYVQIDPRGAELLFQIITEREERASVAIATNLPFSEWGTVFPDPRLVAAIVDRVTFNAHILETGTKSYRLRTSKTATRAKRAD; this comes from the coding sequence ATGACCACCACCGCCACCACCAAGCCGGCGACCGCTGATGCCGCCGCGCAAGCCTCCATCGGCGCCGCGGCACGCGAACTGCACCTGCCCACGGTGCGCACCGAAGCCGCCCGCCTGGCCGAGATCGCCGACCGGGAACGCCACACCCATCTGCGCTACCTCGCCGAGGTGCTGGCCGCCGAAGTCGACGACCGCACTGAACGGCGCCGCGCCCGGCGCATCAACGACGCCAAGTTCCCGCGGCTGAAACGGTTGGCGGAGTTCAACATTGACGCCGTACCCGGCATCACCCCGGCGCTGCTGGGGCAGCTGGCCGCCGGGCATTACATGGATGCCGGCGAGCCGGTTGTGCTGCTCGGGGACTCCGGAACCGGCAAATCGCATCTGCTCATCGGGCTGGGGCTGGCGGCCTGCGAGCAGGGCCGTCGAGTCCGATACGTCACCACCGCGCAACTGGTCAACGAACTCGTCGAAGCCGCCGACGAGCGCATCCTGTCCCGGGTCGTTGCCCGCTACGGACGCCTGGATCTGCTCTGTCTCGATGAACTCGGATACGTCCAAATCGACCCTCGCGGAGCAGAACTGCTGTTCCAGATCATCACCGAACGCGAAGAACGCGCGTCCGTGGCGATTGCCACCAACCTGCCGTTCAGCGAGTGGGGCACCGTCTTCCCCGACCCCCGCCTCGTTGCTGCCATCGTCGACCGCGTCACCTTCAACGCCCACATCCTCGAAACCGGCACCAAGTCCTACCGACTACGCACCAGCAAAACCGCCACCCGAGCCAAACGCGCCGACTGA
- a CDS encoding nucleotidyltransferase domain-containing protein produces MQREAVLEALRSLGIPEKVLQDVPDLPAGVQGLLVYGSRARGDSIEGSDVDLLALSGRTSPSTYSGLVNISYYTSDQLKSGVGTLFGAHLRRDAKIVSDPTGRLQGLIDELGEVDTTRLFSRVKNMSKVFGALDTDLPKYLAGLLREARYLLRSSLYAGAIAAGDPCFSVREIAVRHNDPSLVQLLASRHVGPPEAADLRECLIRLESLLGELPLNPHGSLEALIVNEWDHGGDLLAIGFMALGLVGADTGYAEVDKILL; encoded by the coding sequence TTGCAGCGAGAAGCCGTCCTGGAGGCGCTGCGCAGTTTAGGTATCCCCGAGAAAGTTCTTCAGGACGTACCTGACCTGCCGGCTGGTGTGCAAGGGCTATTGGTCTATGGCAGTCGAGCTCGCGGGGATTCGATCGAGGGCTCCGACGTGGATCTCCTAGCGCTCTCCGGACGAACATCGCCAAGCACCTATTCAGGACTTGTAAATATCAGCTATTACACGTCCGATCAGTTGAAGTCGGGTGTAGGTACACTTTTCGGCGCGCACTTACGGCGCGATGCGAAGATAGTTTCGGATCCGACGGGGCGCCTGCAGGGCCTGATAGACGAGCTAGGTGAGGTCGACACGACACGGCTCTTTAGCCGTGTCAAGAACATGTCGAAGGTTTTCGGTGCTCTGGACACTGATCTACCGAAGTACCTCGCTGGCCTCCTGCGCGAGGCCCGTTACTTGTTGCGGAGCAGCCTCTACGCTGGAGCAATTGCCGCTGGTGACCCCTGTTTTTCGGTGCGAGAGATTGCGGTTCGCCATAATGATCCGTCACTGGTGCAGCTCCTCGCCTCGCGACACGTCGGTCCACCCGAGGCGGCAGACCTTCGGGAATGTCTAATCCGTCTTGAGTCGCTCCTTGGCGAGCTACCTCTGAATCCCCATGGCTCCCTCGAAGCGCTCATAGTCAACGAATGGGACCACGGAGGCGATCTCTTGGCGATTGGTTTTATGGCGCTTGGGCTGGTTGGAGCAGATACTGGTTATGCGGAAGTGGATAAAATTCTCCTGTGA
- a CDS encoding tetratricopeptide repeat protein — MTTLRIAYQDTKDYDLALKQFETAYEIRSQEGEPVEIAQSLVNIARVRGRAGDHEAAEEFANRALADLRDLPPDTLRANAEILLAQTLLRLNRATEAIENGERAVAINQQIGNRQGEAIAHLVTAQCSRSAGRRDKAISHAQQCLELNTAMGNQYGQDRAKWLLVKLGA, encoded by the coding sequence GTGACCACACTCAGGATCGCCTACCAGGACACCAAAGACTATGACCTAGCGCTGAAGCAGTTCGAAACCGCGTACGAGATTCGCAGCCAGGAGGGCGAACCCGTCGAAATAGCTCAGTCCCTAGTCAACATAGCGCGCGTCCGCGGGCGAGCCGGCGACCATGAAGCTGCAGAAGAATTCGCAAACAGGGCGCTAGCCGACCTGCGAGATTTGCCGCCCGATACATTGCGCGCGAACGCAGAAATCTTACTCGCACAAACGTTGCTCAGGCTAAACAGGGCTACGGAGGCAATCGAGAACGGCGAACGCGCTGTCGCAATAAATCAGCAGATTGGCAACCGACAAGGTGAAGCGATCGCACACCTCGTGACAGCCCAGTGCAGTCGGTCTGCAGGGCGAAGGGATAAAGCAATATCCCATGCCCAACAATGTCTGGAGCTCAATACAGCTATGGGCAATCAATACGGACAAGACCGAGCGAAGTGGCTGTTAGTCAAGCTCGGTGCGTGA
- the istA gene encoding IS21 family transposase encodes MAFREVSVNEIREVLRVWLGVAGLPAPGYRTIAAHCGVDRKTVRRYVEAAQAAGLHRSDGVEAVDDGLIGAVADAVRPVRPDGHGAAWEQLLGFEDQITAWVAGEGEQRPLTITKIETLLARQGCVVPYRTLNRFAGERCGFGRKDTTVRVADGDPGVECQIDFGYLGMLTDADGGRRRKVHALIFTAVYSRHMFVWLTYSQTLVAVIAGCQAAWEFFGGVFAVLIPDNLKPVIAAADAVNPRFTQGWLDYAGHVGFLTDPARVRSPKDKPRVERAVQYVRRNFWDGETFASIEQAQQAVTVWCLRTAGTRIHGTTCARPVEVFTTEEQPLLLAVPGAYDVPVFKAVKVHRDFHAEVAKALYSLPEQWIGHTLDVRADGELVKFYHRGVLVKVHPRQPAGGRSTDRADLPEHKVGYALRDLTTLIATCAAYGPNVGIYAERILDDPLPWTRMRTVYRLQGLVRRYGAQRVEQACSVALDLDVVSVNKIASMLERATENTIPALPLAVGQTATRFSRDPSEFGTTSTSLTVIANADSEETC; translated from the coding sequence ATGGCTTTTCGGGAGGTCAGTGTGAACGAGATCAGGGAAGTGCTGCGGGTGTGGCTGGGGGTCGCCGGGCTACCGGCACCGGGCTACCGCACGATCGCCGCGCATTGCGGCGTGGACCGCAAAACTGTGCGCCGCTACGTCGAGGCTGCGCAAGCGGCTGGTCTGCACCGCAGCGACGGCGTTGAGGCCGTCGATGACGGGTTGATCGGGGCTGTCGCCGACGCGGTGCGCCCGGTACGCCCGGATGGCCACGGCGCAGCGTGGGAACAGCTGCTGGGGTTCGAGGACCAGATCACCGCGTGGGTGGCCGGCGAGGGTGAGCAGCGTCCGTTGACGATCACCAAGATCGAGACCCTGCTGGCCCGTCAGGGGTGCGTGGTGCCGTATCGCACGTTGAACCGATTCGCCGGTGAGCGTTGCGGTTTCGGCCGCAAGGACACCACGGTGCGGGTCGCCGACGGGGATCCCGGGGTGGAATGCCAGATCGATTTCGGCTACCTCGGGATGCTCACCGACGCCGATGGTGGGCGGCGCCGCAAGGTGCACGCGCTGATCTTCACCGCCGTCTACTCCCGGCACATGTTCGTGTGGCTGACCTACTCGCAGACCCTGGTGGCGGTGATCGCCGGATGTCAGGCGGCGTGGGAGTTCTTCGGAGGGGTGTTCGCGGTGCTGATCCCGGACAACCTCAAGCCGGTGATCGCCGCCGCTGATGCGGTCAATCCCCGATTCACCCAGGGGTGGCTCGACTACGCCGGTCATGTCGGGTTCCTCACCGACCCGGCTCGGGTGCGCTCCCCAAAGGACAAACCGCGAGTGGAGCGTGCGGTGCAGTACGTGCGCCGAAACTTCTGGGACGGTGAAACATTCGCCAGTATTGAGCAGGCGCAGCAGGCTGTCACCGTGTGGTGTCTTCGTACTGCCGGGACCCGCATCCACGGCACCACCTGCGCACGGCCGGTGGAGGTGTTCACCACCGAGGAGCAACCGCTGCTGCTGGCGGTGCCGGGGGCCTACGACGTGCCGGTGTTCAAAGCGGTCAAGGTGCACCGCGACTTCCACGCCGAGGTCGCCAAAGCCCTCTACTCGCTTCCTGAGCAGTGGATCGGGCACACCCTCGACGTGCGTGCTGACGGTGAGCTGGTGAAGTTCTATCACCGCGGTGTGCTGGTCAAAGTCCATCCTCGTCAGCCTGCGGGAGGCCGCAGTACCGACCGCGCTGATCTACCCGAACACAAAGTCGGTTACGCGCTGCGGGACTTAACGACGCTGATCGCCACCTGCGCCGCCTATGGCCCGAACGTCGGGATCTACGCCGAACGCATCCTCGACGATCCGCTGCCGTGGACGCGGATGCGCACCGTCTACCGACTCCAGGGCCTGGTGCGCCGTTACGGCGCGCAGCGTGTCGAGCAGGCATGTTCGGTGGCACTGGATCTCGACGTCGTCTCGGTCAACAAGATCGCCTCGATGCTCGAGCGCGCCACCGAGAACACGATCCCGGCACTGCCGCTGGCCGTCGGCCAAACCGCTACCCGGTTCTCGCGCGATCCATCCGAATTCGGCACCACCTCAACATCATTGACCGTCATCGCCAATGCCGACTCCGAGGAGACCTGCTGA
- the istA gene encoding IS21 family transposase: MRSRVELFEKIRKDRRREGLSIRELADRHGTHRRTVRQALADAVPPPRKAYPARPRPAIDEWVSVIDAWLIADKQAPRKQRHTARRIWQRLVAEHGATCAEVTVSRYVARRRVELGLDQQEVSVPQAHEAGAEAEVDFGEFYATIAGLVVKCWMFVMRLSHSGKAFHVAFATQAQEAFLEGHVLAFEYFGGVPARIRYDNLKPAVIRVLKGRDRTESERFTALRSHYGFDSFFCRPGVEGAHEKGGVEGEIGRFRRRHLVPVPTVASLAELNEVIAAADVLDDDRVITGRPITVGAAFAAEAAALMGLPAEGFDCARLLHARVDNRARVSVRQCFYSVPARYAGRRLPVRLAARSVEIYDGPRLVARHERAAGRYVEVLALDHYLEVLATKPGALPGATALAQAKARGVFTTSHQRYWDAARTARGDAKGTRALITVLLAHRSLPTAALITAMDRAVTSGCLDPEAVIIEARRDTTPQAPIAAIGALARYDRPAPSLTDYDDLLTGSDS; this comes from the coding sequence ATGCGGTCACGCGTGGAGCTGTTCGAGAAGATCAGGAAGGACCGGCGGCGCGAGGGCTTGTCGATCCGTGAGTTAGCAGATCGCCATGGCACCCATCGGCGGACGGTGCGCCAGGCACTCGCTGATGCGGTGCCCCCGCCGCGCAAGGCCTATCCGGCGCGGCCCCGGCCGGCGATCGATGAGTGGGTGTCGGTGATCGACGCCTGGCTGATCGCCGACAAGCAGGCTCCGCGCAAGCAACGCCACACCGCTCGGCGGATCTGGCAGCGTCTGGTCGCCGAGCATGGGGCTACGTGTGCGGAGGTGACGGTGTCGCGGTATGTCGCGCGTCGGCGGGTCGAGTTGGGCCTGGACCAGCAGGAGGTGTCGGTCCCGCAGGCCCATGAGGCCGGTGCCGAGGCGGAGGTCGATTTCGGTGAGTTCTACGCCACGATCGCCGGTCTGGTGGTGAAGTGCTGGATGTTCGTGATGCGACTGTCCCACTCGGGCAAAGCATTTCACGTCGCGTTCGCCACCCAGGCCCAGGAGGCGTTCCTGGAGGGCCACGTCCTGGCGTTCGAGTACTTCGGTGGGGTGCCGGCCCGGATCCGGTATGACAACCTCAAACCGGCGGTGATCCGGGTCCTCAAAGGTCGCGACCGTACCGAGTCTGAACGGTTCACCGCGCTGCGCAGTCACTACGGGTTCGACTCGTTCTTCTGCCGCCCAGGCGTCGAGGGAGCGCATGAGAAGGGCGGTGTGGAAGGTGAGATCGGCCGGTTCCGGCGACGCCACCTCGTCCCGGTCCCCACGGTCGCCTCCCTGGCCGAGCTCAACGAGGTGATCGCCGCTGCCGACGTCCTCGACGACGACCGGGTGATTACCGGGCGCCCGATCACTGTCGGGGCGGCGTTCGCCGCCGAGGCCGCTGCGTTGATGGGGCTGCCGGCTGAGGGGTTCGACTGCGCGAGGCTGCTGCACGCGCGGGTTGATAATCGGGCCAGAGTGTCTGTGCGGCAATGCTTCTACTCCGTGCCGGCCCGCTACGCCGGGCGGCGTCTACCGGTGCGTCTGGCCGCCCGCAGCGTCGAGATCTATGACGGTCCCCGGTTGGTGGCCCGCCACGAACGTGCCGCCGGACGCTACGTCGAAGTCCTCGCCCTGGACCACTACCTGGAGGTCCTGGCCACCAAACCTGGGGCGCTGCCCGGGGCGACCGCCCTGGCCCAGGCCAAGGCCCGCGGCGTGTTCACCACCAGCCATCAGCGGTACTGGGATGCCGCCCGCACCGCCCGCGGCGACGCCAAGGGCACCCGCGCTCTGATCACCGTGCTGCTGGCGCACCGCAGCCTGCCGACGGCCGCGCTGATCACCGCGATGGACCGCGCGGTCACCTCCGGATGCCTGGATCCCGAGGCGGTGATCATCGAAGCCCGCCGCGACACCACCCCGCAGGCGCCGATCGCTGCGATCGGTGCCCTGGCCCGCTACGACCGGCCCGCACCCTCGCTGACCGACTACGACGACCTGCTGACCGGAAGTGACTCATGA
- a CDS encoding peroxiredoxin, giving the protein MLSVGQTAPEFTLKDQNNQPVTLGAFRGAKNVVLVFFPLAFTGVCQRELDEIRDHIGDFVNDETATLTVSVGPSPTHKVWATDRGYRFPVLSDFWPHGEVSQAYGVFNDASGFANRGTFVIDRAGIIRFAECKEPGEARDQAVWTQALNALDTD; this is encoded by the coding sequence ATGCTCTCCGTCGGCCAAACCGCACCGGAGTTCACGCTCAAGGACCAGAACAACCAGCCGGTGACGCTGGGCGCTTTCCGTGGCGCAAAGAACGTCGTGCTGGTCTTCTTCCCGCTGGCGTTCACCGGGGTCTGTCAGCGTGAGCTCGACGAAATCCGGGACCACATCGGTGATTTCGTCAACGATGAGACCGCGACGCTGACCGTGTCGGTGGGCCCGTCGCCGACACACAAGGTGTGGGCCACCGACCGGGGCTACCGGTTTCCGGTCCTGTCGGACTTCTGGCCGCACGGCGAGGTCAGCCAGGCTTACGGGGTGTTCAACGATGCGTCCGGGTTCGCCAACCGCGGCACCTTCGTCATCGACCGTGCCGGGATCATCCGCTTCGCCGAGTGCAAGGAGCCCGGCGAGGCCAGGGATCAGGCGGTGTGGACCCAGGCGCTGAACGCGTTGGACACGGACTGA
- a CDS encoding DUF3052 domain-containing protein yields MLGIQKDQVVQEVGWDEDTDDDIRADIEDESGNDLLDEDADEVVDVVLLWWRDGDGDLVDTLMDAITPLADDGVIWVVTPKTGKPGHVRPAEIAESAPTAGLMQTSSANLGDWIASRLVQPKSKAAGKRG; encoded by the coding sequence ATGCTGGGCATCCAAAAAGATCAGGTTGTGCAGGAGGTGGGCTGGGACGAGGACACCGACGACGACATCCGGGCCGACATCGAGGATGAGAGCGGGAACGATCTACTCGACGAAGATGCCGACGAAGTCGTCGACGTGGTGCTGCTGTGGTGGCGGGACGGTGACGGCGACCTTGTCGACACCCTGATGGATGCCATCACCCCGCTCGCCGACGACGGTGTCATCTGGGTGGTCACCCCGAAGACGGGCAAGCCCGGACACGTGCGGCCCGCCGAGATCGCCGAGTCCGCTCCGACTGCGGGCCTGATGCAGACCTCGTCGGCCAACCTCGGCGACTGGATCGCCAGCCGGTTGGTACAGCCGAAATCCAAGGCCGCCGGCAAGCGCGGCTAG
- a CDS encoding IS3 family transposase (programmed frameshift), translated as MASNKRRRHTPDQIIRKLAEGNKLLASGQELAEVCRHLEIAESTWHRWLAQYGGMKANDAKRLKELEAENARLKKLVANQALDIDMLKEIFVGKLLTPNRKRRAATMLRERFGVSQRRACTVVGLHRSTMRLTPSPITTEEAELRAWLRWFSIDRPRWGWRRAAKMARRAGWKINNKRIRRLWREEGLRVPQRRRKKRLTGIGVAVGAMSPIRPNVIWAMDFQFDTTADGRTIKMLNVIDEFTREALAIEVARSIDADGVVEVLDRLALVHGAPVYVRFDNGPEFVAHAVADWCRFNSARSLFIDPGSLWQNAFVESFNGRLRDELLNSWRFDSLLEARVIIEDWRRDYNANRPHSAHGELTPAEFALQWSATHQPKVA; from the exons ATGGCATCGAACAAGCGCCGGCGGCATACGCCGGATCAGATCATCCGCAAGCTCGCCGAGGGCAACAAGCTGCTCGCGTCGGGCCAGGAACTGGCCGAGGTGTGCCGGCACCTGGAGATCGCGGAATCGACGTGGCATCGCTGGCTGGCCCAATACGGGGGCATGAAGGCCAACGACGCCAAGCGCCTCAAAGAGCTCGAGGCCGAGAACGCCCGGCTCAAGAAGCTGGTCGCCAACCAGGCTCTCGACATCGACATGCTCAAGGAGATTT TCGTCGGGAAACTTCTGACCCCGAACCGCAAACGCCGCGCAGCGACCATGCTGCGTGAGCGGTTCGGGGTGTCGCAGCGCCGCGCCTGCACCGTGGTCGGTCTGCACCGCTCCACGATGCGCTTGACGCCATCACCGATCACCACCGAGGAAGCCGAACTACGGGCCTGGCTGCGCTGGTTCTCCATCGACCGGCCCCGCTGGGGATGGCGCCGGGCTGCCAAGATGGCCCGCCGAGCGGGCTGGAAGATCAACAACAAGCGCATCCGCCGGCTCTGGCGGGAGGAGGGCCTGCGGGTGCCGCAACGGCGCCGCAAGAAGCGGTTGACCGGCATCGGTGTCGCCGTGGGTGCGATGTCGCCGATTCGCCCGAACGTGATCTGGGCGATGGACTTTCAGTTCGACACCACTGCTGATGGGCGCACCATCAAGATGCTCAACGTCATCGACGAGTTCACCCGCGAAGCACTGGCGATCGAGGTCGCCCGATCCATCGACGCCGACGGTGTCGTCGAGGTCTTGGACCGCCTCGCGCTGGTGCACGGCGCACCGGTCTACGTACGTTTCGACAACGGCCCCGAATTCGTGGCGCACGCGGTGGCTGATTGGTGCCGATTCAACAGTGCCCGATCACTTTTCATCGATCCCGGCTCGCTGTGGCAGAACGCCTTCGTCGAATCATTCAACGGCCGACTGCGCGACGAACTGCTCAACTCGTGGCGCTTCGACTCTCTGTTGGAAGCCCGGGTGATCATCGAGGACTGGCGCCGCGATTACAACGCCAACCGGCCCCACTCAGCCCACGGCGAACTCACCCCTGCCGAGTTTGCCCTACAGTGGTCGGCGACCCACCAACCGAAAGTCGCATAA